The genomic stretch ATTTGAAGGTAAGGAAATAAATAGACCAAAACATTGGGGCGGATATTTGGTAAAACCAATCTCTATAGAATTTTGGCAAGGTAGACCAAATAGGCTTCACGATAGAATAAGATATAGTCTAGAAAAAGATTTTTCTTGGAAAATTGAACGATTAGCTCCATAAATTTTTATATTTACCATAACCAACTAAAATTTAAATGAAAACACTTTATATAGTAAGACACGCAAAATCTTCTTGGGAATACTCTGGTATTGAAGATATTGATAGGCCCTTAAAAAAGCGTGGTATTAAAGACGCTCATTTAATGTCTAAATTTTTAACGAAAAAAATTGAAAAACCTGATGCTTTTATTACAAGTAGTGCTAACAGAGCATTACACACTGCTGTAATTTTTTGCGAAAACTTTGGTTTTCCGCATGCAAATCTTCAAATAAAAAGACAACTTTACAGTTTTAGCGATGGTTATTTAGTAAAAACTGTTAACGCACTAGACGATGGTTTTAATTCTGCAATTATATTTAGCCACGATCATGGTATAAATACTTTTGTTAATGAATTTGGAAATAGACCTATTGCACATGTAACAACATGTGGTGTTATAGGTATTCAATTTGAAGAAAAACACTGGAAAAATATTAGAAGAGGTAAAACAATTTTAGTAGAATTTCCTAAAAATCTTAAATAAAGTACTTTGTTAGAAATAAAAAAATTCGCAGCTATAGATATTGGTTCCAACGCAATTAGATTATTAATTTCGAACGTAATAATTTCTGATGACAAAGAACCTCAGTTTAAAAAATCATCTCTGGTACGTGTTCCAATTCGATTGGGTGCAGATGTATTTGTTAATGAAGGCATTATTAGTGATGCAAATATTAGCAGAATGATTAATGCTATGGAGGCTTTTAAATTACTGATGAATATTCATGGTGTAGAAAAGTACAAAGCTTGTGCTACTTCTGCAATGAGAGAAGCTTCTAACGGTGAAGTTGTAGTGAAAGAAATTTTTAACAAAACCGGAGTAAAAATTGACATTATTGGCGGTAAAGAAGAAGCCGCAATTATTTCTTCTACAGATTTAAATGAGTTAATCGAAGGAGATAATTCTTATTTATATGTAGATGTTGGTGGTGGAAGTACCGAATTTACAGTTTTTTCTAAAGGAAAAATTATAAATTCTAAATCTTTTAAAATGGGTACAGTTCGTTTATTAAATAATAAAAAATCTGTAAACAAAGAAATGTTTGCCAACGTAGAAAAATGGATTAAGAAAAACACAAAAGATTTAAAAAGAATTTCTTTAATAGGTTCTGGAGGAAACATCAACAAACTATTTAAAATGTCTGGTAGAACAGAAGGAAAACCAATTTCTTTTATCTACTTAAATGCTCAGTATCAGTTCTTAAAAAACATGAGTTATGATGAAAGAATTTCTGAGCTTAGTTTAAATCCAGATAGAGCTGATGTTATTATACCTGCAACAAAAATTTATTTATCGGCCATGAAATGGAGTGGTGCAAGAAAAATTTATGTACCAAAAATAGGTCTATCAGACGGAATAATTAAGAGCCTACACAACAACACCTTAACCTAAAAAAAACATTAACTTTTCTTTAACTTTTCTTTAACAATTGTTAATATTTTGTATCTTTATTGTGACTTTTATAGAAATAACGAGTCTTAACTAAAGAACATTAATATTAAAACAATTACAATGAAAAAGTATTACTTAGTGGTTTTTTCTTAATGATTGGAGCTGTAGCTTTCGGTCAAGATTTACCAACAAACCCAGAACCAGGAAAATGTTATGTACGTTGTAAAACTCCAGAAGTTTGGAAAAACGAAGATGTAACAATTGAGGTAGCACCTGCTTACAAAAAGATAGTTACTTATCCTGCAACATACAAAACTGTTACAGAAAGAGTTTTAATTAAAGAAGCAGATCAACGTTTAGTTGTTGTACCAAGTGTTTGGGAAACTAAAACAGTAACTTATACAGGTAAAGAAGATGCAAACAGCTTAAGAGTTGTAAAAGCTACTTTTAGTCCAGATTCTCAAGTAATTGAAACTAAAGCGGCTTCTGCTGTTTGGGAAATGAGCGAAAAAGCACCAGATTGTGAATCTAGTGACCCTAACGATTGTAGATACTGGTGTTATAAGCCAATTCCTGCAAAGTTTGTTACTGTATCTCAAACTGTATTAAAATCAGATGCTTCTACAACTAAAACTGTTGTACCTGGTTACGAAAAAACGTATACTAAAAAAGTAATGGTTTCTGGTCCTACAACTAAAACTATCGATGTACCTGCTGTTTATGGTTCTATCAAGAAAATTGTTTTAGTAAAAGACGCTTACCAAGAAGAAGTAACTGTTGCTGCTAAATATAAAACTGTAACTAAAGAAGTTTTAGTTAACAAAGGTGGTTTAACTACTTGGAAAGAAGTTGAATGTGAATTAGTAAACAACACTCCATTACCAATTAACTGGAATTTAGGAAGTGCTACTTTAACTAGTGCAGCTAAAAGAATTATCGACGCAAGATTATTACCTATCTTAAAAGACGGTGTAGCTGTTGCAATTGAGTCTCATACAGATTCTAGAGGAACTAAAGCTAACAACCAAAACTTATCTGAAAGAAGAGCACAAGCAGTTACAAACTACTTAATCTCTAAAGGTGTTAATCCTAGCCAATTAACTGGTAACGGTCTTGGTGAATCTAAATTAACTAACAGATGTGCTGATGGAGTTTCTTGTACAGAAGCAGAACACAGAGCAAACAGAAGAACAACTTTTAGAGTTGTAAATCAAAAATAATTAATAGTATTAGTACTATATTAAAACCGAAGCAATATGCTTCGGTTTTTTTGTTTTTATACGTTTTTTAATTACTTATTTTATGGACAACAGAAAACTCTAAACGGATTAACAATATTAACATCAATATTTCTAGTCCAAAATAAAGCAAACCTAACTTCGTAATTGAATTGTAATTATAAAGAATTATTGCAATTGATAAGAAGCAATAAAATAAATTTAAAAATGCTATTATCTTCAAACAAAAAAGAACTTTAATAGGGTTTCTAAAATAAAAGTAAACGTTATAAACTATTAAAATTATTGGAAAAACAGCTAAAAAATATAAAGTAGATTTAGATAAACCTATAAAAGGTTGAAACTTTACCAATACAAAACCTATAAAGAATGCGGAAACTAAAGCGCCTAAACCATCAATGATAAAAAGAGTCCTTGGTTTACTATTTAAATTCTTTAAAAAGGAAATCATTATAAATTCAAAATCGCAAAATTCATAAGAAATTACTTAAGATACGTTAGTAGTTCTCTATCACAGAATTGATAAAAGGATAATAATATTCGGTAAGAATTAAACCCTTTTTATAACCAATCATTCTACCTCTGTGATTTACAAAAACCAACGTAGGATATGATTTAACGTGATATTTACGAATTAAATCATATGTCTCTTTTAATCTTTTTGCTTCCACCAAATCTTTATTCCTAGGATTATCAGCTTCATATAATATCAGCTCTTTGTCAGCTATATTTTTAAATTTTTCTGAATGAAATAATTTTTTATCTAAAACCTTACATGGTCCACACCAATCTGAACCTGTGAAATAAATTAAGACAGGTTTTTTTTCTTTTTTAGATTTATTTAAAGCCTCTTTATAAGAAGACTCCCAATTTGCAGTTGGCAATGGTTGTTCTATTTTACTTTCCACAACATCTTCTAGAGGTAAATCGTCTATATCTTCTTGAGCAAATAAAATCGTTGTAAATAATATTACAAACGGTGATAAAAATATTTTTTTCATTCTAAGGTTTTAATTTAAAATATCAATTATAATACCAAATTTATACTTTTTCTTTTAAATGACTGTTTATTAAGGTATCAAACTTATTTTTAGAATCATTTAAAAACAATGTTTCAATAGGTAAATAACATAAATCACTTAATTTATCATGCAATCGCACGTAATCTTTTTCGGTAGTTAAAAGAAGTTTATTACTTGGTAAGTCATCGAAATTAGTTTTAATATCATTAATTTCTTTTTCACTAAAATGATGATGATCTGCAAACTCTAAATGCTTAAAATTGACATTTAAATTTGATAAAAATTCTAAAAAAGGTTTCGGGTTTGCAATTCCGGTTATCAGTAAAACTTCATAATTTGCAATATCAGTAGTAGAAAATTCTTTGGAACCCAAAACTTTATTTCCGTAAGAAATTGTAGTAAAAAAAACTTCTTTATCAAACTTTTTAAGTTTTTTTAAAACTTTCGCTTTTGATGATTGATCTAAATCGTTTGGGCATTTTGTAACCAATATTACATCTGCTCTTTTTGCACCTGTTTTGCTTTCACGCAAATTTCCTGTAGGCAGCAAAAAATCATCTACAAACAAATCGTTAAACTTTGTAAGCAAAATATTAAAACTTCCTTTTACTTTTCTATGCTGAAAAGCATCATCTAACAGAACAACTTCTGCATTTTGTTCGTTTATCAATTTTGCAACTCCCGCTACTCTATTTGCATCAACAGCAACCGAAATAGCTTTAAACTTTTTGAAGTATTGCAACGGTTCATCACCAACATCAATCGCTTTATGAATGTCTCTTACCAACACAAAACCTTTTGTTAGTCTTTTGTAACCTCGACTTAAAACCGCTGTTTTGTATCGATTTTGCAGTAATCTAATAAGATATTCTATCTGCGGAGTTTTACCTGTACCGCCAACACTTAAATTACCAACAACAATTATTGGCGTTTTAAAACTTGTTTCTTTAAACACGCCAACATCAAAAAATAAATTTCGAATTTTTGTTACAAAATCGTACAAAATAGCAAACGGAAATAGAAAAAATCTAAGTACTTTCATTGTGGTAAAAATACATTAAAAATGTTAACTTTGATTTTAGAAAAAAACACCAAATGAAGATAAAAGAAGTAACAAATTATTTAGAAGAATTGGCTCCTTTAAATTATGCTGAAGATTTTGATAATGTTGGCTTACTTGTTGGCAATTACAATACAGAAGTAAGCGGTGTTTTAGTTACCTTAGACACTTTAGAAGAAACTGTAGACGAAGCAATAACTAAGAACTGTAATTTAATTATTAGTTTTCATCCTATAATTTTTGGTGGATTAAAAAAACTTAACGGGAATTCTTACGTAGAAAAAGTTGTTTTAAAAGCGATAAAAAATGATATCGCAATTTATGCAACTCATACAGCTTTAGACAATTCTAATAACGGAGTGTCTGCAAAAATGTGCGAAGTATTAGGATTAAAAAATCAGAAAATATTAATTCCGAAAAAAGGAATTATAAAAAAACTAACAACTTTTGTACCTGTTAAAGATGCAAAAGAATTGCAAAAACACCTTTTTGATGCCGGCGCTGGAAATATTGGTAATTATAGTGAATGTTCTTTTAGCGTAAACGGCATCGGAACTTTTATGGGCAATGAAAACTCAAATCCTGTTCTTGGAGAAAAAGGTAAAAGACATTCTGAAAACGAAACTCAAATAAGTATTCTTTTTGAAAGTAAAAATGAATATGCTGTTTTAAATACTTTAAAAAATAAGCACCCATATGAAGAAGTTGCTTATGAAATAATTACTTTAGAGAATACACATCAAAACATAGGAATGGGAATGATTGGCGAATTACCAAGCGCTATGGATGAAAAAGAATTTTTAGTATATTTAAAGGATAAAATGAAAACAGCATGTGTTAGACATTCTGAATTGATTCATAAAAAAATAAAAACAGTTGCAGTACTAGGCGGATCGGGTAGTTTTGCTATTTCTAATGCCAAAAGAGCTGGTGCAGATACTTATGTAAGTGCAGATTTTAAATATCATGAGTTTTTTAAAGCTGAAAAAAGCATTTTATTGGCAGATATTGGTCATTATGAGAGCGAACAGTTTACAAAAAACCTTTTGGTTGACTATCTTACGAAAAAATTTAGTAATTTTGCAATCGTTTTATCAGAAAAAAGTACAAATCCAATTTATTACATATAAACATGGCAAAGAAGAAAGAAATTTCAGTAGAGCAAAAATTAAGAGCATTGTATGACTTACAATTAATAGACTCTAGAATTGACGAAATTAGAAACGTAAGAGGTGAATTGCCTTTAGAAGTTGAAGATTTAGAAGATGAAGTTGCCGGATTGAATAAGCGTATTTCTAACTTAGCAGAAGATGCTTCTAATTTAGAAACAGAAATCAATAACAAGAAACAAGCTATAGAAGATTCTAAAGCATTGATGTCTAAATATGAAGAGCAGCAAAAAAATGTTAGAAATAACAGAGAGTTTGATTCTTTATCTAAAGAAATTGAGTTTCAAGATTTAGAAATTCAATTAGCAGAAAAAAGAATTAACGAGTACAAAGCTAAAATTGCTCAGAAAAATGAAGTAATCGACGCTACCAAAGAAAAGTTAGCAAAACAAGAAAAGCACTTAAGCCATAAAAAGGCAGAATTAGATGCTATCTTAAAAGAAACTGAGAAAGAAGAAAAACTTTTAGGTGAAAAATCTGAAGAGTTTTCTAAATCTTTAGATGCGCACTTATTTTCTGCATACACAAGAATTAGAAATAAAGTAAAAAATGGTTTAGCAGTTGTAGCTATCGAAAGAGGTGCTTCTGGAGGTTCTTACTTTACAATACCACCACAAGTGCAATTAGAAATTGCAAACAGAAAGAAAATTACAATTGATGAGCATAGTGGACGTATCTTAGTTGATGCTGCATTAGCAAACGAAGAGAAAGAGAAAATGGATAAATTATTTTCTTAATCATCAAATTAATATCATAAAAAAACTCGAAGCTAAGCTTCGAGTTTTTTTATTTTACAGAATACATTATACTAGTAATCTAGCTTTTTAATGTAATTTAATTTTTCTTTCCAGATAGCCAAGTCTTCTTTAAACTCTTCGATTCTATTTTTTACATTTATTACTAAAGGATTATCATCTTTCGCATTCGAAAAGAATCCTAAATTATTTTCTAGTTGCTGCATTTCTCTTACTACTTCATCAATCTTTTTTCTAACAAACAACTGTTCAGAATCTAATTTTCTAAAATCATTATTAGCCATAAAACCATCTACAACATTTGTAAATTTTAACATAGCAACTTCTTTTTTGTCTAAAGATAAACTCTCTAATAATTTATCTATTTGCTTGTTAAACTTACCTTCTAAATGTCTTACATTTCTTGGCAAAGCACCTAAATCTTTCCAAGCTTGTATGGCATCTAAAACACTTTCTTTAGTATGTTCTTTGTCTTCTTTTAAAGACTCTAAAAATTCTTTTTTAGCGTTTACTACTTCTTGTTGCTCTTCACTCACAGAATTTTTATGCTTATGAAATCTATCAAAATATGTGTTACAAGCTGTTTTAAACTTATTCCAAATATCATCAGAAAACTTTCTAGGTACATGACCTATTTTTTTCCAATCAGACTGAATTTTCTTTAAAGTATCTGTTGCCACTGCCCAATCTTCACTATCTTTTAAAGATTCTGCAACTTCGATTAAAGCTAATTTTTTCTTTAAATTATCTTGCTGTTCTTTCTTTTCTTCTTTATAGAATTGATTTTTAGAGCTATTAAACTTTTTTGTAGCTGCTTTAAACTTTTGCCAAACTTCTTCACTCTTAGCATACGGTAATTTACCAGCATTAAAATACTCTTGTCTTAACTTTTCTATATCGTTAATACTGTTTTGCCAATCTTTATGGGTTTTATTACCAGAAGTATCATAAGCATCTAACCTTTCTATTACTAATAATTTCTGATTAATAATTTCTTGGTATTTCGATTTCATATCACGAAAGTATTCATGACGCTTATCGTGAATTTTTTTTGTAGCAGCACTAAACTTTTGCCAAACCTCTTCTCTTACTTCTTTTGCAACAGGACCAATGTCTTCTTTCCATATTTTATGAAGCTCTTGCAACTCTTTAAAAGCTGTATTAACATCATTAGAATTAGCTAATTCTTCTGCCTTAGCTACTATTTTTAATTTTTCTTCTAAATTATTTTTAAAATCTAAATCTCTAAAATCATTACTTAAATGTAATAAATCATAAAAACGCTCTACATGATGATGGTATGTTTTCCAAGTATCATTGTATCTATTTTTAGAAACTGGCCCAATAGAACGCCAAGTGTCTTGCAAAGCTCTAAACTCGTTATACATAGTTTTAGAGTCGGCATTTTCGATAAGATTTTTTAAACCTTCAATAACCTCTTCTCTTTTAGCTAAGTTAGCATTCATTTGCTTTTCTAAAGCATTATAATGTGCGTCTCTTTGCTTTTTATATTCAGACAATAAGCTATTATACTCTCCTTTTACAGGACTCGAAAATTGAAAATCGATAGAATTACCGCCTTCATCTAAAAAAGCTTTCTTCTTATCTGCTAATAATGCGCCAAATTTTGCATTAAAAGCCGTTTTAATACTTTCAACTTCGTTTTTAATTTTATTTACAGGATTGTTAGATAATGTATCTTGTAACTCTTTAACAAGTTCTTCTAAAGAAAGAATCGTATAATCTTTTTCTTCTTTAACTACAGATTCTTCTGAATCTTCTGCTTTTTCTGCTACAGAATTCTCTACTTCTTCTACAGCTTTTAAAATCGCATCATCTTCTGCTGATGAAGCCTCTGTATTTTTTTGTTCTAGATTAGAAGTCTCATTAACTACTTCTACTTTCTTATCCTCGTTATCATTATTGTTATCTAACATATCTACAATGTTTAAGTTCGTTTAATAATACACTATTATTATAGTTTATAAATATAAGTACAACTTACTAGTTATACAAAATGTTCGGTTAAAATATACTATTTGTTTTCGTTCCAGATGCGCCAAGATTCTTCTGCTTGTAATTCTAGCATTTCATAACCATTTTTAATTGCCGCACCTTTCTCTTTTCCTTTCGCTAAAAAACTAGATATTTCTGGATTATAAATTAAATCGAATAACAAGTGCTTTTCAGTTAAATATTGATACGGAATATTTGGACATAAATGCGTATTTGGCGAAGTACCAAGTGGTGTACAATTAATTATTACCGTAAAATCTTTTATTATTTCTTCGGATAAATCACTATAAGAAACTTCTTTTTTTCCTGAAGGATTTCTAGAAACGAATTTAAATTTGATATCATTTTTCTTTAAAGCATAGGCAATTGCTTTTGATGCACCGCCAGTTCCTAAAATTAAAGCTTTGGTATGATGCTTTTTAAGAAAAGGCTTAATTGATTTTTCAAAACCAACAACATCTGTGTTATAACCTTTTAAATTTCCTCTTTTGGTAAATTTAATTGTATTAACTGCCCCTATTTCTTCTGCCGTTTTATCTAACTTATCTAAATATTTAATTACTTCTTCTTTATACGGAATTGTAACATTTATACCACTTACAAATTCTTCATTTTTAATAACTGCTGGCAGTTCTTTTATATCTTGAAGATCAAAATTTTTATAATTATAAGTAGACAAACCTAATTTTTTAAATTTATCAGCAAAATAACCTCTAGAAAAAGAGTAAGAAATATCTTTACCTAAAAGACCAAAAACTTTATTTTTTTGTTTTTCCATAAAAATCGATTATTAAAATTAATGCAATACCTAAAATAATATAAAATATAGCAAACCATGTTTCTGATGAAGAAAAATCTGGCATAAATCTAGTGTAGTTTTCTACGATTCTATTTCCTTTATTATCTAGTAAATACTTATTATCAACAGCTAAATAAACAGCTTTTTTAAACGGCCAAACAATACCTAAAGAGCCTGTTATAAAACCTATTATAACAGCAGTAACTATTGCATTATATCTTTTTAAAACATATCCTAAAACATGACTTATAGAAACCAATCCAAAAGCAGAACCTGCCGTAAAAACTGATATTATTTTTAAGTATCTTATTTTTTCTGGATCAGATAAAACATCAAAATTACCTATTAGTAAATTGGTGACTACAAAAAATAATTCGTTAACAGCATCTACTAAAAGTAAAACGTAATTACCCATTAAAATTAAGATGAAAGAGCCCGAAAGTCCGGGTAAAGTCATACCAGAAACACCAACAATTCCACAGAAAAAAACAAACCATAAATTGTCATTTTCTCCTGCAGGTTTTAAAAAACTTATCCCTAAACCTATACTTGCACCAATTATTAACGAAATAATATTTTTACGATTCCATTCTCCAAAGTCTTTACCTATATAATAAATAGAACCGATTATCATGCCGAAAAACCAGCTCCAAACATAAAGCTCGTAATGCTCTAAAAAATAATCTAAAACCAATGAAATACTAAAGTAGCTAAAAATACTTCCACCCATTATCAGTAATAAAAACTGACCGTTGACGTATGAATAAAAACTCGAAAACCTACCGCTAATTAATAATTTAAGCGCTGTAATGTTTACTTTTCTAAAAGACTGAATTAACTCTTCATAAAACCCAAACACAAAAGAAACTGTTCCTCCAGAAACACCAGGTACTTTATTTGCAGCACCCATTGCCAAACCTTTTAAAAAAAGATACAACTTTTGTAAGAAAGTTCTTTCAACCTGCATTATGCTTTTTTAACCGCTAATTTTTCCATTAATAAAATAAGCACAAAACCAACTATTGCTAAAACTACTGCCATTAATAATTTCGGATCTCCATCAAAAGAATTCGGAGAAATACTAACTTGTTTTAATGGCACTTCTATTCCGTGAGAATTTATACGTGTAGTTATAGTTTCTTTCCAAGGCCAAATCTTGTTTAAAGAACCAATTATAAAACCTGTTAATACCGCTAATGTGTAGTTTTTATAATTTGCAAACATCCATTTTAAAATCTTAGAAAAAGATAACAAACCTACAATTGCACCCAAACCAACTGCCGCTATTGTTTTAATATCTCTATCATTTACGGCAGATAAAATTGGTTTATAAGCACCTAATAAAACTAAAATAAACGCACCAGAAACACCTGGTAAAATCATTGCGCAAATTGCAATTGCGCCTGCCAAAAACATAAATAACAAAGAAGAACTTTCTGTAACTAACGGATTAAGCGTTGTGATAAAATATGCTACAAAAGCACCTACGATTAAAATTGTGTAGGTTATAAAATTCCATTTTGTGATTTGTTTACCAATGTAAATAATACTTGCTAAAACTAATCCGAAGAAAAAAGACCATAATAAAACTGGTTCATTTTCTAACAACCACTTTATTGTTTTGGCTAAAGAAATTATACTTATAAAAATTCCGATAAAAAGAGCCAATAAAAAAGAGCCGTTTACTTGTTTCCAGGCAGCTTTAATTCCGTCTGATTTTAAAGTTTTTAACAAGCCTAAATTAACGTTAGCAATAGAGCCTAAAAGCTCTTCATAAATTCCAGAAATAAATGCAATTGTTCCTCCAGAAACACCAGGCACAACATCTGCAGCACCCATTGCCATTCCTTTTAAAGCTATGACTAAATAGTCTTTTATACCTCTTCCCATTTTATTTTGTTATTTTTGTAAAAAACGAAGATAATAGAATTTAAAGAGAAAATAGAACCTTTATTTTATTTGTAACTTTTTATTGACATAGAAAAATGGCCAAGAAAGGAAAAGAAAAAAACACTGCTAATAAAGCTAAACATACTAAGTTAATGAATAGAAAAATTAACAAAGTAAAGTTAGAAAAACAGTTACATAAAGAACGTTTAAAAGCAATTATTAAAAAAGCCAACGAAGCCAAAAATAATGAAGCATAGTTTAAAATATAATTTAGGCGTAGTTACTTCTTTACCTCTCTTACCTTTGCTATATTTTCAAGGAAAAAATATTAGAAAAAATGTACCAACATTACCAGAAGCAAAAGAAACTATAGGTTTTGTAAATAATAATTTCTCTTCGGATTTACACATTCTTACTATCGGAGAAAGTACAATTGCAGGTGTTGGTGTAGATTATCATATAAACGGATTTACCGGCGCTTTGGCAACAACGCTTTCTACTAAATTACAAAAAAATATACATTGGCGTGTGTATGCAAGAAGCGGATATACTGTAGCAAAAGTAACTACTAAAATAATACCTAAAATTGAAGAGACTAAAGTCGATATAATTGTTATCGGAATGGGCGGAAATGATGCTTTTACCTTAAATTCTCCAAAGAAATGGTTAAAAGATATCGAAAATTTAATTAATTCTATTCAAAAAAAGTTTCCAGAGACACCTATTTACTTTACAAACATGCCACCTATTAAAGAGTTTCCGGCATTTACAAAAACAATAAAATTTGTAATCGGAAATTTAGTTGAGATTTTGGGATCTGAACTGAAGAATTACCTTAAATCTAAAAAAAATATTTTTTATTATGATGAAGTTATCACGCTAAAAAACTGGAGTAAAAGAAACAATTTGTCTCATAAAAATTCAAGTCTTTATTTTAGTGATGGCGTTCATCCATCAGAATTAACTTATAAAATATGGGCTAAAGAAATGGCTACATTTATAAGTTCTAAATTTAAGGCATAAAAAAACCTCAAGCTTTTACTTAAGGTCTGTTTTATAAATAGATTATTTATCTATTGAGCCTAATACTCGCTTCATAAAAGTGTTTAAGGCCTCTTTTTTAGGAGCGCCATCTTTTACCATTTTATCAACTTCGATAGCTCCGTACATATTAGAAATCAACTCGCCGATAACATCTAATTCTTCATCTTTTAAAGAAGGAACCTCTGTTAAAGCTTCTAAAGTTTCTATGGTTTCTAAAACATAATCTTGATCGTTTTCTTCGATAAAATTTGTTAGGTGTTTAATTACAGGTAACTTCATAATTAAATAATTTCGCTTGCTAAGTCTTTTAAAACATCAAATTTATTTGTTTGTGCTTGATTTTTAAAACTTCCACTTTCAAAAGTTGCAAAAGTTGGCAAATTACTAACATCTGCTAATTTTCTGCTTTCTGGAAATTTTTCTGCATCTGCAATTACAAAAGCAACGCTTTCATTTTCTGAAGCTAATTTTTTAAACTTTGGCTTCATTATTCTGCAATTACCACACCAAGTAGCAGAATATTGCACAATTACCTTATCATTATTATTTACAATTTCTTGTAAATTGTCTTCTGTTAATTCTTGTAACATAGTTGTAGTTTTTTAAAATATTCGTGTTTAGAAAACTTCTAAACACGAATATTATCAATTATTTATTAGTGAGAAGCTAAATATTCTGCAGTTCCTTTTGCGTTAGGAGACATTGCATCTTTACCTTCTTCCCAGTTTGCTGGACAAACTTCTCCGTTTTTCTGAACGTGAGCGTAAGCATCAATTAAACGTAAAAATTCGTTTACATTTCTACCAACTGGCATGTGGTTTATTCCTTCATGAAAAACTGTTCCTTCCTCATCAATTAAATAAGTTGCTCTATAAGTTACATTGTCTCCTTCTACTTGTATTGTTTGAGTTGCTTCATCAAAAGTTTCATTAGAAATATCTAAAATACCTAAAATAGAAGATAAGTTTCTGTTGCTATCTGCTAAAATTGGGTAAGTTACCCCTTCGATACCACCATTGTCTTTAGAAGTATTTAACCATGCAAAATGTACTTCTGGTGTATCACAAGACGCACCAATTACAATAGTATTCCTTTTTTCAAATTCAGCTAAAGCTTCTTGAAAAGCATGTAATTCTGTAGGACAGACAAATGTAAAATCTTTAGGATACCAAAATAATAATACTTTCTTGTTCTTATTTTTTGCTTCTTCTAAAACATTAATTTTGAACGTATCTCCCATTTCGTTCATTGCGTCTACATTTAAATCTGGAAATTTTTTACCAACTGCTGTTGCCATTTTTTATAAGTTTTAAGTAATTATTAATTCGTTATTTGAGAC from Polaribacter marinaquae encodes the following:
- a CDS encoding SGNH/GDSL hydrolase family protein, which translates into the protein MKHSLKYNLGVVTSLPLLPLLYFQGKNIRKNVPTLPEAKETIGFVNNNFSSDLHILTIGESTIAGVGVDYHINGFTGALATTLSTKLQKNIHWRVYARSGYTVAKVTTKIIPKIEETKVDIIVIGMGGNDAFTLNSPKKWLKDIENLINSIQKKFPETPIYFTNMPPIKEFPAFTKTIKFVIGNLVEILGSELKNYLKSKKNIFYYDEVITLKNWSKRNNLSHKNSSLYFSDGVHPSELTYKIWAKEMATFISSKFKA
- a CDS encoding DUF6952 family protein gives rise to the protein MKLPVIKHLTNFIEENDQDYVLETIETLEALTEVPSLKDEELDVIGELISNMYGAIEVDKMVKDGAPKKEALNTFMKRVLGSIDK
- a CDS encoding thioredoxin family protein, which encodes MLQELTEDNLQEIVNNNDKVIVQYSATWCGNCRIMKPKFKKLASENESVAFVIADAEKFPESRKLADVSNLPTFATFESGSFKNQAQTNKFDVLKDLASEII
- a CDS encoding peroxiredoxin; this translates as MATAVGKKFPDLNVDAMNEMGDTFKINVLEEAKNKNKKVLLFWYPKDFTFVCPTELHAFQEALAEFEKRNTIVIGASCDTPEVHFAWLNTSKDNGGIEGVTYPILADSNRNLSSILGILDISNETFDEATQTIQVEGDNVTYRATYLIDEEGTVFHEGINHMPVGRNVNEFLRLIDAYAHVQKNGEVCPANWEEGKDAMSPNAKGTAEYLASH